One window of the Streptobacillus canis genome contains the following:
- a CDS encoding helix-turn-helix domain-containing protein, whose translation MYEISYRKNNLGSYMELSYKRLFKKLIDLDMQHNELMEKANVSRSTFYKLKNGENVTTDILLRICDALDCDISEIMECIKND comes from the coding sequence ATGTACGAGATCAGCTATCGAAAAAATAATCTTGGAAGTTATATGGAATTAAGTTATAAAAGGTTATTTAAAAAACTTATTGATTTAGATATGCAACATAATGAGCTTATGGAAAAAGCAAATGTAAGTAGAAGTACATTTTATAAATTAAAGAATGGTGAGAATGTAACTACCGATATTTTGCTCAGAATTTGTGATGCATTAGATTGCGACATATCAGAAATTATGGAGTGTATTAAAAATGATTGA